One genomic window of Methyloceanibacter sp. wino2 includes the following:
- the purH gene encoding bifunctional phosphoribosylaminoimidazolecarboxamide formyltransferase/IMP cyclohydrolase, with translation MPTRKIRRALLSVSDKTGLVEFAQALAKYDVTLVSTGGTARALRESGLDVVDVAEVTGSPEMMDGRVKTLHPKIHGGLLAMRDNAEHVGAMETHGIPPIDLLVVNLYPFEATVAGGADFDTAIENIDIGGPAMIRAAAKNHDGVAVIVDPDDYDQVLEEIATHEGCTTGATRRHLAAKAFAHTGAYDGAIATWFADQLDVTAPHKRVFAGTREAKLRYGENPHQWAAFYKTAEQRPGIATAEQVQGKELSYNNLNDTDAAFELVAEFDPNSSAAVAIIKHANPCGVALGATLADAYAKAFACDSVSAFGGIVALNRTLDAEAAEEIVKIFTEVIIAPDATGAAKEIIAAKKNLRLLLTGGLPDPRADGITVRSLAGGLLVQSRDNQLVDQDALKVVTKRKPSEQELADLVFAFTVAKHVKSNTIVYAKDGATVGIGAGQMSRVDSARIAARKAQDAAEALGLPQPLTSGSVAASDAFFPFADGLEVVAEAGATAVIQPGGSMRDEEVIAAADEAGLAMIFTGMRHFRH, from the coding sequence ATGCCGACACGTAAGATCAGAAGAGCGCTGCTTTCGGTCAGCGACAAAACCGGACTCGTCGAGTTCGCACAGGCGCTTGCCAAATATGATGTGACGCTGGTGTCCACGGGCGGCACGGCACGAGCCCTGCGCGAGTCCGGGCTGGACGTGGTCGACGTCGCCGAGGTCACGGGCAGCCCCGAGATGATGGACGGACGCGTGAAGACGCTGCATCCGAAGATCCACGGCGGGCTCCTCGCCATGCGCGACAACGCCGAGCACGTGGGCGCAATGGAAACGCACGGCATTCCGCCGATCGATCTCCTGGTGGTCAATCTCTATCCATTCGAGGCGACGGTGGCGGGCGGCGCGGACTTCGACACTGCCATCGAGAACATCGACATCGGCGGCCCGGCGATGATCCGCGCGGCTGCCAAGAACCATGACGGAGTCGCCGTCATCGTCGATCCGGACGACTACGATCAAGTGCTGGAAGAGATCGCGACTCACGAAGGCTGCACAACGGGCGCCACGCGGCGGCATCTGGCGGCCAAGGCCTTCGCGCATACCGGCGCCTATGACGGGGCGATCGCGACCTGGTTCGCCGATCAGCTCGACGTGACTGCGCCGCACAAGCGCGTTTTCGCAGGCACGCGCGAAGCCAAACTGCGCTACGGGGAGAACCCGCACCAATGGGCGGCGTTCTACAAAACCGCCGAGCAGCGACCCGGCATCGCAACGGCCGAACAGGTACAGGGGAAGGAACTCTCCTACAACAATCTCAACGACACGGACGCCGCCTTCGAACTCGTGGCGGAGTTCGATCCGAACAGCTCCGCCGCCGTCGCGATCATCAAACATGCGAACCCGTGCGGCGTTGCGCTCGGGGCGACGCTGGCTGACGCCTATGCGAAGGCGTTCGCCTGCGACAGCGTCAGCGCGTTCGGCGGCATCGTGGCGCTCAACCGCACGCTCGATGCCGAAGCCGCCGAAGAGATCGTCAAGATCTTCACCGAGGTGATCATCGCGCCCGATGCGACCGGCGCCGCCAAGGAGATCATCGCCGCCAAGAAGAATCTGCGGTTGCTGCTGACAGGCGGGCTGCCCGATCCACGCGCCGACGGAATCACGGTGCGCTCGCTGGCCGGCGGCCTCCTGGTCCAATCCCGGGACAACCAGCTGGTCGACCAGGACGCGCTGAAAGTCGTGACCAAGCGCAAGCCTTCCGAGCAGGAGCTCGCCGATCTGGTTTTCGCCTTCACCGTCGCCAAGCATGTGAAGTCGAACACGATCGTCTACGCCAAGGACGGCGCGACGGTCGGCATTGGCGCCGGACAGATGAGCCGCGTGGATTCGGCACGCATCGCCGCGCGCAAGGCCCAGGACGCGGCCGAGGCGTTGGGGCTGCCGCAGCCCCTCACAAGCGGATCCGTGGCCGCGTCGGACGCGTTCTTCCCCTTCGCCGATGGCCTCGAAGTGGTGGCGGAAGCGGGCGCGACGGCGGTGATCCAGCCCGGCGGCTCCATGCGCGACGAGGAGGTCATTGCCGCGGCCGACGAGGCCGGCCTCGCCATGATCTTCACCGGCATGCGCCACTTCCGGCACTAG
- a CDS encoding MFS transporter: MSDTAQPVGKRGVVGWALFDWATQPYYTLVVTFLFAPYFVNGFMSDPAHAQSLWAFATSAAQLLTAVLAPVLGAIADAGLPRKPWIAVFSAMLIIGLGGLWFAVPGSTAAVPLVLVSFGIATLGVELATQFNNAMMPGLVSARRLGRLSGLAWAVGYAGGLVSLALVAGLLVTSPHTGKTLFGLDPIIALDTATREGDRLVGPFSALWYLVFVLPMFLFTPDRRSAPAAVNPVREGLVRLLQSLRELLRAHRNVALFLLARMLYADGCAAVFSFGAIYAASVFGWGVTELGLFGIILTVAAFFGAGLGGLVDDHVGSKHVIVVGLLIFIVGSLGVLSVDPDEILFFVPVTEKVDGGGLFASTGERVLLAFALLIGIALGPIQASSRTLLARICPPAQTTEFFGFFSFSGKVTAFAAPLAIGIVTTLTDSQRLGISISLVFLIVGLLLLLPIRSSR; the protein is encoded by the coding sequence ATGTCTGACACCGCGCAGCCTGTCGGCAAACGCGGCGTGGTGGGGTGGGCCCTGTTCGATTGGGCCACGCAGCCCTATTACACCCTCGTCGTCACCTTTCTGTTCGCACCGTATTTCGTGAACGGCTTCATGAGCGATCCGGCTCATGCCCAATCGCTCTGGGCGTTCGCCACGAGCGCCGCACAGCTGCTGACCGCCGTGCTTGCGCCGGTACTCGGTGCCATCGCCGATGCGGGGCTGCCGCGTAAGCCTTGGATCGCGGTGTTCTCGGCCATGTTGATCATTGGTCTCGGCGGTCTGTGGTTCGCCGTGCCGGGGTCGACCGCGGCCGTGCCCTTGGTGCTCGTGTCCTTCGGCATCGCTACGCTCGGCGTGGAACTGGCCACGCAGTTCAACAACGCCATGATGCCGGGGCTTGTCTCGGCACGGCGCTTGGGCCGGCTCTCGGGCCTTGCCTGGGCGGTGGGCTACGCCGGCGGACTGGTGAGCCTTGCGCTTGTCGCCGGCCTCCTGGTGACGAGCCCGCACACGGGCAAGACGCTGTTCGGCTTGGACCCCATTATCGCACTCGATACCGCCACACGCGAAGGTGACCGGCTTGTCGGACCGTTCTCGGCGCTGTGGTATCTCGTGTTCGTCCTGCCGATGTTCCTGTTCACGCCGGATCGGCGCAGCGCACCGGCGGCCGTCAATCCCGTGCGGGAAGGTCTCGTCCGGCTGCTGCAGTCCTTGCGGGAGTTGCTGCGGGCGCACCGGAACGTCGCGCTCTTCCTGCTTGCGCGCATGCTCTACGCGGATGGGTGTGCCGCGGTGTTTTCCTTCGGCGCGATCTATGCGGCCAGCGTGTTCGGCTGGGGCGTCACCGAGCTTGGCCTGTTCGGGATCATCCTGACGGTCGCGGCCTTCTTCGGCGCGGGCCTCGGCGGCCTTGTCGACGACCACGTCGGCTCGAAGCATGTCATCGTTGTCGGCCTCCTGATTTTCATCGTGGGCTCGCTCGGCGTCCTGTCTGTGGATCCGGACGAGATCCTCTTCTTCGTGCCTGTGACGGAAAAGGTGGATGGCGGCGGGCTGTTTGCCTCGACCGGAGAGCGGGTTCTGCTCGCCTTCGCGCTTCTCATCGGCATTGCGCTGGGGCCGATCCAGGCTTCGAGCCGCACCCTGCTGGCTCGCATCTGTCCGCCCGCCCAGACCACCGAGTTCTTCGGTTTTTTCTCCTTCTCGGGAAAAGTCACGGCCTTCGCCGCGCCGCTGGCCATCGGCATCGTGACAACGCTGACGGACAGCCAGCGCCTTGGAATCTCGATCAGTCTCGTGTTCCTGATCGTTGGGCTCCTGCTCCTTCTGCCGATCCGTTCATCGCGCTGA
- a CDS encoding globin domain-containing protein, with amino-acid sequence MPAALHVSDAAPKKSTRRARSTASKDLNLTTEQKRLILNSFFRLEPALDLVAQLFFLKLFRLDPGLRKKFDGPVEMQARKFSASAKLAMISLGHEDGLAPTLKLLGTRHRQMGIRARHYRTMSRALVWTLERSLDKSFDRDTRDAWNTMLAQFAKVMSG; translated from the coding sequence ATGCCAGCCGCACTGCACGTTTCGGATGCTGCGCCCAAGAAATCCACCCGGCGCGCCAGAAGCACCGCGTCCAAGGATCTAAACCTGACGACGGAACAGAAGCGTTTGATTCTCAACAGCTTTTTCCGCCTCGAGCCCGCTCTGGACCTTGTCGCCCAACTCTTCTTCCTGAAGCTGTTCCGCCTCGATCCCGGCCTTCGCAAGAAATTCGACGGTCCGGTGGAGATGCAGGCCCGGAAATTCTCGGCCAGCGCCAAGCTCGCGATGATCTCGCTCGGCCACGAAGACGGCCTGGCGCCGACGCTGAAGCTGCTCGGCACGCGTCACCGGCAGATGGGCATTCGCGCCCGTCACTACCGCACCATGTCCCGCGCATTGGTGTGGACGCTGGAGCGGTCCCTCGACAAATCCTTCGACCGCGATACGCGCGATGCCTGGAACACCATGCTGGCCCAGTTCGCGAAGGTGATGTCCGGCTAG
- the rsmB gene encoding 16S rRNA (cytosine(967)-C(5))-methyltransferase RsmB: MKTTPRNKTLSPTRDHQVGLPARRAAADLLDAVLQKHQALDDVLGRVRNGALFDLPTRDRALARAIVGTSLRRKGQIDRVLETFLEKGLPAKAGTLYPILLSGAAQILFMNVPPHAAIDLAVRLAQWDPRAKRYDKLVNAVLRRVSEKGSAIADTLDPARVNTPDWLWQRWVRAWGEDRTSAISETQLIEPPLDLTVKSDPDVWAENLGGRVLPTGSVRLIPRGRIEELPGFDEGAWWVQDAAASIPAQLLGDVAGKRVADLCAAPGGKTAQLVAKGAAVTAVDLSKNRLARLEENLARLGLAAETVTADASQWQPDAPFDAVLLDAPCSSTGTIRRHPDVPYLKTDKDIAELAALQTRLLDNAVRLLKPGGTLVYSTCSLEPEEGEAQVAALLARTDSLRIEPMRADEPLGNTEWAQSSGVLRTFPFQLQLDSPEWSGMDGFFAARIVAAG; encoded by the coding sequence ATGAAGACCACCCCTCGGAACAAGACCCTTTCGCCTACGCGCGACCACCAGGTCGGGCTGCCGGCCCGCCGCGCCGCCGCGGACCTGCTCGACGCCGTGCTGCAAAAACACCAGGCCCTGGACGATGTGCTCGGACGGGTGCGCAATGGCGCCTTGTTCGATCTGCCCACACGGGACCGGGCGCTCGCCCGGGCGATCGTCGGCACGTCCCTGCGCCGTAAGGGGCAGATCGATCGCGTGCTGGAGACGTTTCTGGAAAAAGGGCTGCCCGCCAAGGCAGGCACGCTCTATCCGATCCTGCTCTCTGGCGCGGCGCAAATCCTTTTCATGAACGTCCCGCCCCATGCGGCCATCGATCTCGCCGTGCGCCTAGCCCAATGGGATCCGCGCGCCAAGCGCTACGACAAGCTGGTCAACGCCGTCCTGCGCCGCGTGTCCGAGAAGGGCTCCGCCATCGCGGACACGCTCGACCCGGCCCGGGTCAACACGCCGGACTGGCTGTGGCAGCGCTGGGTCCGCGCCTGGGGCGAGGACCGGACAAGTGCCATCTCAGAGACGCAGCTGATCGAACCGCCGCTCGATCTCACCGTGAAAAGCGACCCGGATGTGTGGGCCGAGAATCTCGGCGGCCGCGTGCTGCCCACCGGCAGCGTGCGTCTGATCCCGCGCGGGCGGATCGAGGAATTGCCTGGTTTCGATGAAGGCGCCTGGTGGGTGCAGGACGCCGCGGCCTCCATTCCGGCGCAGTTGCTGGGTGACGTTGCAGGCAAGCGCGTCGCCGACCTGTGCGCGGCTCCCGGCGGCAAGACGGCGCAACTCGTCGCCAAAGGCGCGGCCGTGACCGCCGTCGACCTTTCCAAGAACCGTCTCGCGCGCCTCGAGGAGAACCTTGCCCGCCTTGGCCTCGCCGCCGAGACGGTCACCGCCGATGCCAGCCAATGGCAGCCGGATGCCCCGTTCGACGCGGTGCTGCTGGATGCGCCCTGCTCGTCGACCGGTACGATCCGCCGTCATCCCGACGTGCCCTATCTCAAGACCGACAAAGACATTGCGGAACTGGCGGCGCTTCAGACCCGGCTGCTCGACAATGCGGTGCGCCTTTTGAAGCCGGGCGGCACCCTCGTCTACTCGACCTGCTCGCTCGAGCCGGAAGAGGGCGAAGCGCAGGTTGCCGCGCTCCTCGCCCGGACCGATTCGCTCCGTATCGAGCCAATGCGGGCCGACGAACCGCTTGGCAATACGGAGTGGGCGCAATCCTCCGGCGTGCTGCGGACGTTCCCCTTCCAACTCCAACTCGATAGTCCCGAATGGAGCGGCATGGACGGGTTCTTCGCGGCCCGGATCGTCGCCGCCGGCTAG
- the acs gene encoding acetate--CoA ligase produces MSEHKVYKLDPVEVSDAWKERAYIDNDKYLALYKESVEDPDSFWGREGRRIDWIKPYTRVKNSTFAYPDVSIKWFEDGTLNVSANCIDRHLAKRADQTAIIWEPDDPETPAQHITYRELHDNVCRLANVLKAQGVKRGDRVTIYLPMIPAAAYAMLACARIGAIHSIVFGGFSPDSLAGRIEDCKSAVIITSDEGRRGGRSVPLKANADAAADKSGHVEKILVVRHTGGDIPWTEGRDIWLDEAMAEASPDCPPEEMNAEDPLFILYTSGSTGAPKGVVHCSGGYLVYASMTHQYVFDYHDDDVYWCTADVGWVTGHSYIVYGPLANGATTLMFEGVPNFPDPSRFWQVVDKHNVTIFYTAPTAIRALMGAGEDYVKSTSRKSLRLLGSVGEPINPEAWEWYYHVVGEMRCPIVDTWWQTETGGVLITPLPGATKLKPGSATRPFFGVQPALVDSEGSMIEGPGQGNLVILDSWPSMMRTVYGDHKRFVDTYFSAYKGMYFTGDGCRRDEDDYYWITGRVDDVINVSGHRMGTAEVESALVAHPKVSEAAAVGFPHDIKGQGIYCYVTLMAGEHEIDTLKKELRDWVRNEIGPIAAPDHIQFAPGLPKTRSGKIMRRILRKIAEDEYGNLGDTSTLADPTVVSHLIENRQNKRVS; encoded by the coding sequence ATGTCCGAGCATAAGGTCTACAAACTCGACCCCGTCGAAGTGTCCGACGCGTGGAAAGAACGCGCCTATATCGACAACGACAAATACCTAGCGCTCTACAAAGAGAGCGTCGAGGACCCGGACAGCTTCTGGGGACGGGAAGGACGGCGCATCGATTGGATCAAACCGTATACGCGCGTCAAGAACTCGACCTTCGCGTATCCGGACGTCTCCATCAAATGGTTCGAGGACGGAACACTCAACGTATCGGCGAACTGCATCGACCGGCACCTTGCGAAGCGCGCGGACCAGACGGCCATCATCTGGGAGCCGGACGATCCGGAGACCCCCGCCCAGCACATCACCTATCGCGAGCTGCACGACAATGTCTGCCGCCTCGCCAACGTGCTGAAGGCTCAAGGCGTCAAACGCGGCGATCGTGTCACGATCTATCTGCCGATGATTCCCGCCGCGGCGTACGCCATGCTGGCCTGCGCGCGCATCGGCGCGATCCACTCCATCGTATTCGGCGGATTCTCGCCGGATTCGCTTGCAGGCCGCATCGAGGACTGCAAATCGGCCGTGATCATTACCTCCGACGAGGGACGGCGCGGCGGGCGCAGCGTTCCGCTCAAGGCCAATGCCGACGCCGCCGCGGACAAGAGCGGTCATGTCGAGAAGATCCTGGTGGTGCGTCACACGGGCGGCGATATTCCGTGGACGGAGGGCCGGGACATCTGGCTGGACGAGGCGATGGCCGAAGCGAGCCCCGATTGCCCGCCGGAAGAGATGAACGCCGAGGACCCGCTATTTATTCTGTATACGTCCGGTTCGACCGGCGCGCCGAAAGGTGTCGTCCACTGCTCGGGCGGGTATCTCGTCTATGCATCGATGACCCACCAATACGTCTTCGACTATCACGACGATGATGTCTATTGGTGCACGGCCGACGTGGGCTGGGTCACCGGCCACAGCTACATCGTCTATGGCCCGTTAGCGAACGGCGCGACCACATTGATGTTCGAAGGCGTGCCGAACTTTCCGGATCCGTCGCGGTTCTGGCAGGTCGTGGACAAGCATAACGTCACCATCTTCTACACTGCCCCGACAGCCATCCGGGCCCTGATGGGCGCAGGAGAGGACTATGTGAAGTCGACGAGCCGCAAGTCGCTGCGCTTGCTGGGCTCGGTGGGCGAGCCGATCAATCCGGAAGCCTGGGAGTGGTACTATCACGTGGTCGGCGAGATGCGCTGTCCGATCGTGGATACGTGGTGGCAGACCGAAACCGGCGGCGTATTGATCACGCCGCTGCCGGGCGCAACGAAGCTGAAGCCGGGCTCGGCGACGCGTCCGTTCTTCGGTGTGCAGCCAGCCCTGGTCGACTCGGAAGGCAGCATGATCGAAGGACCGGGACAGGGCAATCTCGTCATCCTCGACTCGTGGCCCAGCATGATGCGAACGGTCTACGGCGACCATAAGCGCTTCGTCGACACGTATTTCTCCGCCTACAAGGGGATGTACTTCACCGGCGACGGCTGCCGGCGCGACGAGGACGACTATTACTGGATCACCGGGCGTGTCGACGACGTGATCAACGTGTCGGGCCACCGCATGGGAACCGCGGAGGTCGAATCGGCCCTCGTGGCCCATCCGAAAGTCTCCGAGGCGGCGGCCGTGGGCTTCCCTCACGACATCAAGGGGCAGGGCATCTACTGCTACGTCACCCTGATGGCCGGCGAGCACGAGATCGATACGCTCAAGAAGGAGCTGCGCGACTGGGTCCGCAACGAAATCGGCCCCATCGCCGCCCCGGACCACATCCAGTTTGCACCGGGACTGCCCAAGACGCGCTCCGGCAAGATCATGCGGCGCATCTTGCGGAAGATTGCCGAGGACGAGTACGGCAATCTGGGCGACACCTCCACGCTGGCGGATCCGACCGTCGTTTCTCATCTGATCGAGAACAGGCAGAACAAGCGCGTCAGCTAA
- a CDS encoding TPM domain-containing protein, producing the protein MKPFTPAEHEAVSDAIARAELKTSGEIVIVVAESSSGYYFFALLCAALLALAVPLPFIHLTKWPIEYVYLTQLAVFAAGVLLVQWPPVRVALAPGRLKRRRAHLRALQQFLAQNLHTTKGRTGVLVYVSDAERYAEVIADNGIYEKVPQNVWDDLIADLTAKIGRGDRVQGLIAAAERCGDILAEHFPPGPLGEDELPNHLIVLDAERYV; encoded by the coding sequence ATGAAGCCCTTCACCCCAGCTGAACACGAGGCGGTTTCCGACGCGATCGCACGTGCCGAACTCAAGACCAGCGGCGAGATCGTTATCGTCGTGGCGGAGTCCTCGTCGGGCTACTACTTCTTCGCGCTGTTGTGCGCCGCGCTTCTGGCTCTCGCCGTGCCGTTGCCCTTCATCCATCTGACGAAGTGGCCCATCGAGTATGTGTATCTGACCCAGCTCGCGGTCTTCGCCGCCGGAGTGCTGCTGGTCCAGTGGCCGCCGGTCCGCGTGGCGCTTGCACCGGGACGCCTGAAACGGCGCCGCGCGCATCTGCGGGCGCTCCAGCAGTTTCTGGCCCAGAACCTTCACACCACCAAGGGACGCACCGGCGTTCTCGTCTACGTGTCCGACGCCGAACGCTACGCCGAGGTGATCGCCGACAATGGGATCTACGAGAAGGTGCCGCAGAATGTCTGGGACGATCTGATCGCGGACCTCACGGCGAAGATTGGCCGGGGGGACCGCGTGCAAGGTCTGATCGCGGCGGCGGAGCGGTGCGGCGATATCCTGGCCGAACATTTTCCGCCCGGGCCGCTGGGCGAAGACGAACTGCCGAACCATTTGATCGTGCTCGACGCCGAGCGCTATGTCTGA
- a CDS encoding heparinase II/III family protein: protein MVGDQAFERESGAQEVKLGGPSALRRMMLSGLAAVSYPGSQAEQLLLAPQELRTADPSFATEIYNGHFGLAGKLADIGAQSPFEINPPSASWARELYGFGWLRHLRAADSELSREQAKTLVHDFIRLRRQVPSLAWQPEIVARRVISWLSNSVLVLAADEPEAYESFLKELTAQLRYLSAGYRDAPDGVPRLLSLTALLYGGLCIADQKAVVDRYTKPFCRELDRQILPDGGHISRNPEALIELLLDLLPLRQCFVARDRTPPKELTDAVDRIMPMLRFFRLGDGSMARFNGAGPTPTDALATVRAYDDIDGAPVRSAANSGYVRVEAGSTLILCDLGPPPAKSLTRQAHAGFLSFEMSSGDAPMIINCGAPTPEFEEWRLYSRTTPAHSTLSLEDDSLAEFELASEDAEPEADAALIGPLNPQGAFSDQGEGGNLRIKGSHDGYVERYGVSHARQILISPDGNLISSEDKLSTRGLKSPDVLIAGAYAVRFHLHPSVKAQTMGDGMSAVLVLRNGETWRLTANAEEMSIEESVLLADPRGPQVTSQIVLSGMMGDAREVRIVWNLEKTGDEAAPHALVDPNDTPDNRSNDS from the coding sequence ATGGTGGGCGATCAGGCCTTCGAGCGCGAGTCCGGCGCTCAAGAGGTGAAGCTTGGCGGGCCGAGTGCGTTGCGGCGCATGATGCTGTCCGGGCTCGCGGCCGTCAGCTACCCCGGGTCGCAGGCCGAGCAACTGCTTCTCGCCCCCCAGGAACTGCGGACCGCTGATCCGAGCTTCGCGACGGAGATCTACAACGGCCATTTCGGACTGGCCGGAAAGCTGGCCGATATCGGCGCTCAGTCGCCTTTCGAAATCAACCCACCGTCGGCGAGCTGGGCGCGGGAACTCTACGGTTTCGGCTGGCTCCGGCATTTGCGGGCGGCGGATTCCGAACTGTCCCGCGAACAAGCCAAGACGCTGGTTCACGATTTCATCCGCCTGCGCCGGCAGGTGCCGTCGCTTGCGTGGCAACCGGAGATCGTCGCCCGGCGGGTAATCTCCTGGCTCTCGAACTCGGTCCTCGTGCTGGCCGCCGACGAGCCGGAGGCCTACGAATCGTTTCTGAAGGAACTCACCGCGCAACTGCGCTATCTCTCGGCGGGCTATCGCGACGCACCCGACGGGGTGCCGCGGCTCCTGTCGTTGACGGCGCTGCTCTATGGCGGGCTGTGCATCGCCGACCAGAAGGCGGTGGTCGACCGCTATACCAAGCCGTTCTGCCGCGAGCTCGACCGGCAGATCCTGCCAGATGGCGGCCATATCTCCCGCAATCCGGAGGCGCTCATCGAGCTGTTGCTGGACCTCCTGCCTTTGCGACAATGCTTCGTGGCCCGCGACCGCACCCCGCCGAAGGAACTCACCGACGCGGTCGACCGCATCATGCCGATGCTGCGCTTCTTCCGGCTGGGCGACGGATCGATGGCCCGATTCAACGGCGCGGGTCCCACGCCCACCGACGCGCTGGCCACCGTGCGCGCTTATGACGACATCGATGGGGCGCCGGTCCGTTCCGCGGCGAATTCGGGCTATGTCCGCGTGGAGGCCGGATCGACCCTCATTCTATGCGACCTCGGGCCGCCGCCCGCGAAGTCCCTCACGCGCCAAGCCCATGCGGGCTTCTTGTCTTTCGAGATGAGTTCGGGAGACGCGCCCATGATCATCAATTGCGGCGCGCCGACGCCCGAGTTCGAGGAATGGCGCCTCTATTCGCGCACAACGCCGGCGCATTCGACGCTCAGCCTCGAGGACGACTCGCTGGCCGAGTTCGAACTGGCGAGCGAAGACGCCGAACCGGAGGCGGACGCCGCCTTGATCGGGCCGCTCAATCCGCAAGGGGCCTTTTCCGACCAGGGTGAGGGCGGGAATTTGCGCATCAAGGGCTCCCATGACGGCTATGTGGAACGCTACGGTGTCAGCCACGCCCGGCAGATCCTGATCTCCCCGGACGGCAATCTGATCTCGAGCGAAGACAAGCTTTCGACGCGCGGCCTGAAGAGCCCGGATGTGCTCATCGCCGGGGCGTATGCCGTGCGGTTTCACCTGCACCCCTCCGTCAAGGCCCAGACCATGGGCGACGGCATGTCGGCGGTGCTGGTCTTGCGCAACGGCGAGACATGGCGGCTCACTGCCAACGCCGAGGAGATGAGCATCGAGGAAAGCGTGCTTCTCGCCGATCCGCGCGGGCCGCAAGTGACCTCGCAGATCGTGCTCAGCGGCATGATGGGCGACGCGCGCGAAGTGCGCATCGTCTGGAACCTCGAAAAGACGGGTGACGAGGCTGCGCCGCACGCGCTCGTCGATCCCAACGATACACCCGACAATCGTTCGAACGACAGCTAG
- a CDS encoding DUF1761 domain-containing protein, with product MAFAGANYLAVVVAALAGFGVGAIWYTVLGKAWLDALGKSCDETKAGGGAKAMPFVIAIVANLVMAIMLSGLMGHLGNVTVRGGLISGFFIWIGFVITTMGVNHAFSGASTKLTAIDGGHWLAVLLVMGAILGAFGSRRPQVFDESRV from the coding sequence ATGGCATTCGCAGGGGCGAACTATTTGGCCGTCGTGGTCGCCGCACTGGCGGGATTCGGCGTCGGTGCGATCTGGTACACGGTCCTTGGCAAGGCGTGGCTCGACGCCCTCGGCAAGAGCTGCGACGAGACCAAGGCCGGCGGCGGCGCCAAAGCCATGCCTTTCGTGATCGCGATCGTCGCCAACCTGGTGATGGCGATCATGCTGTCCGGACTGATGGGACACCTCGGCAACGTTACGGTCCGGGGCGGGCTCATCAGCGGCTTCTTCATTTGGATCGGGTTCGTCATCACGACCATGGGCGTCAACCACGCCTTCAGCGGCGCCAGCACCAAACTCACCGCCATTGACGGCGGCCATTGGCTGGCCGTGCTCCTGGTCATGGGCGCCATCCTCGGCGCCTTCGGGTCTAGACGGCCCCAGGTCTTCGACGAAAGTCGGGTCTAG
- the htpX gene encoding zinc metalloprotease HtpX: MSYMRTAILLAALTALFMGIGFLLGGQTGMIIALVMAGGMNLFAYWNSDKAVLRMYGAHLVDPNGGRDARELYDMVAGLARNANLPMPKVYVMDNPQPNAFATGRNPENAAVAVTTGLMQTITREELAGVIAHELAHIRHHDTLLMTVTATIAGAISMLANFAMFFGGNRDNNHMGFIGTLALMILGPMAASLVQMAISRTREYEADKGGAEICGHPLWLASALQKIAGGAARIPNEEAEENPASAHLFIVNPLHGLRLDRMFATHPPMEERVARLKAMSHTMGSGGLGSGGYDGGDTRSTTQAGPWSGSVPESPRRARGPWG, encoded by the coding sequence ATGAGTTACATGCGCACCGCGATTCTGCTCGCAGCGCTCACCGCCCTCTTCATGGGCATCGGGTTCCTGCTCGGCGGGCAGACCGGCATGATCATCGCGCTCGTGATGGCGGGCGGCATGAACCTGTTCGCCTATTGGAACTCGGACAAGGCCGTGCTGCGCATGTATGGCGCGCATTTGGTGGACCCGAATGGCGGCCGCGATGCGCGCGAGCTGTACGACATGGTGGCGGGGCTCGCCCGCAATGCGAACCTGCCCATGCCCAAGGTCTATGTCATGGACAATCCGCAGCCGAACGCGTTCGCCACGGGCCGCAACCCCGAGAATGCGGCGGTGGCGGTGACGACCGGCCTGATGCAAACGATCACCCGCGAGGAGTTGGCCGGGGTCATTGCCCACGAACTCGCCCATATCCGCCATCACGACACGCTGCTGATGACGGTCACGGCGACCATCGCGGGTGCGATCTCCATGCTCGCGAACTTCGCCATGTTCTTCGGCGGCAATCGCGACAACAACCACATGGGCTTCATTGGGACGCTTGCCCTAATGATCCTCGGCCCCATGGCGGCGAGTCTCGTGCAGATGGCGATCAGCCGGACGCGCGAATACGAAGCCGACAAAGGCGGCGCCGAAATCTGCGGCCATCCGCTGTGGCTCGCGTCCGCCTTGCAGAAGATCGCCGGGGGCGCGGCGCGCATCCCCAACGAAGAGGCGGAAGAGAACCCCGCCTCCGCGCATTTGTTCATCGTCAATCCGCTGCATGGTCTCCGTCTCGACAGGATGTTTGCGACGCACCCGCCCATGGAGGAGCGTGTGGCGAGGCTTAAAGCCATGTCGCACACCATGGGATCCGGCGGGCTGGGCTCCGGCGGCTATGACGGCGGAGATACGCGTTCTACCACGCAAGCCGGGCCCTGGTCCGGAAGCGTGCCCGAGAGCCCCCGCCGCGCGCGCGGCCCGTGGGGCTAA